Genomic window (Oryza sativa Japonica Group chromosome 3, ASM3414082v1):
ACGACCTATTTGATCTTTTGACTGAAAGGAAATCACAATCCCACCATTGGCACAAagtaaaagaacaaaaaaatgcAATTTAAAATTGGACTGGATGATGAATTAGATACTAATTTATAACCTGACACATGAAAATGAATACAGGTTTTTGGTATTCCTTCTGGAATTAGCTAAAGTTTTGTACTTTCATGCTATTTAAATTATGAACTAGGGaagaaattaaattttaaatcacttgaaaaaagaacaaaaatatatttaatcttTCATCATCTGGCTTTACGATTGGATGAATAATATAATATGACCAGTGTAAAATAGTAAGGTGAACAATAACCATGGGATGTTGAATTTGGTAAAGAAGCATAGTGACTAAAATAAAAAGTAATGGCGAGTCTCTTGGTTGTGAATACTCCTTGAATTCCGTCTATGTTGATTGTGCTATTCAATGTTTTGTGTTTCTTGTTTCTGTAGTCATTTTAGCATGATATGATCTGTTGCTGCGGGCTGAACTGCTAATTTGACTGCTAtaatatggattaatataaaataagcTGATGTGGGAGATTATATCTGATGATATTCAGCACCCACAATTAGGTCCTTATTTAATCCTAGCGTAACAAATATTGATTGTTTAGTTTATATGTGGAAAGATTCTTTGCCTAAATATGTGCAGAGAACACTTTCAGCTATTGGGCATTGTGAAGTTTACCTAGAAGAACCTAGTTATGGTACTGACAACATTTTATCGCTCATGTTTCAGTACAGTAGTATCAGCATAGCATATTTCACCTGTTCTGGCGTTCTTGAGTTCATCTTGGTCTGCGTATTGTTTCTCATACCATTTTCCAGTACATCTACTATTTAGCTTTGCCTttgtaaagttttttttccccttttttacATTAATGTGGTGAACAATATTCTTTCCCATTTTAAGGTAATGATTTCAGCAAAGGATGAGCCAGATGCACCTATATCTCCAGCTATGGACGGGTTATTTAGAGTCTATAAACGAATAACTGATGGTTCAGATGGTGATTCTGGTCAACCTGAAAGAAATATTAGTAATGTAGGACCAACACGACTGCTAGTACCAGCTTCCCAAGCTGGCAGCCTTATTGGGAAACAGGGAGCAACCATTAAATCCATTCAAGATTCTTCAAAGTCCATTGTTCGTATTGTTGGTAAGGTTTTCCATATTTTTCTAGACATTatatttctttctctttctcataTATCATACAATACATACATTGGATCCTTGAGGTTATATTCTCTGTCTTGCTATTCCTACATAGAGGGCATGGGAGGGAACATATTTTTTGGACTGTCATGAAGAGAAAACCAGTGATACATCTTTTAATGCCAATTTTAACTGACACACCAAATTACAAATTCACGCTTCTTCAATATGCATATAAGCATATTAGATCTCCATTGCTTCATGCCATTGCAGAATTTGGTCTAGCAAGAATAAATTAGAGCAATGTTCTGAGCTGTTAGCTGGTTTCCTGTGAAATATTGAAAACCATATTCAGGTTTTTCTTTGTAAATATTGTTGTTCTTTTGAATGCTAATTAATATCAGAGGAAATAATATTGTTTGTGATGCTTTGGCACATGTCAGTGTAAAAGTCTTATTTTATCTGTGAACCGAATGCCATGATTGTTTTTTCTGTTAGTTGCTATGGTTTGGGACCTATGTTTTGCTTATAGctgaatataattatttttttatagagaaTTGTGAGCTCTTTACCATTATGTTTTATTCAATTCCAATTGTTATTGTTACAACATTTGGTTGTATTATTATAAGTTTGATTGCTGTTGGTTGATCATCTGTATTGGCATGCTGTTATAGCATATGGGGAATTCTTAATTGATACGTATATTGCATGTGCATATGTGATAAATATGCAAAAGGTAGTGTTAATTATCAGTCTTAtgcttataaaaaaatattattatattattccaTATTTTCTTTTCAGAGACTTTGCCTCTTGTTGCACTAAATGATGATAGAGTTGTGGAGATACAAGGTGAGCCTGTTGGTGTCCAGAAAGCACTGGAATCGATAGCCAGTCACTTAAGAAAATTTCTTGTTGACCGCAGTGTTCTTCCTCTTTTTGAAGGGCAAGTAAGTTAGATTTTTCTCAGGCATCTGGTGAACCTCTCAGTAAATGGGTTCATTGCAAGCATTCTTTGATCACTAAATTTTCATCTCTACAGATGAAAATGCACAATGCACAGAGGGAACAAGCAATGGCAGCTCCTCAGCCTTGGGGCCCACCTCAACCTTGGGGCCCTCCTCCAAGCCACCTCCCTCCTGGTGGTCCAGGTTATGGTGGACATCCACAGTTCATGCCCCCAAGGCCGCAAGACAATTATTATCCTCCCCCTGATGTCCCCTCTATGGAAAAGCAGCCACACTACGGTATTTCTGCCTATGGACGAGAAGCACCAACTGGTGTTTCTGCTTCTGGGAATCAACCACCATCACATGTGGCTTCTCAGGTCAGTTTTTGTTGCACTTTGAGCTAAACACGATAGTACTTTTATCTTTAAAATGCTAATTCACGAGGCAGCTACTGATATGTGCATCCGTCAAAAGGTTACACACAACATGCAAATTCCTCTCTCCTATGCTGATGCTGTGATTGGAGCAGCTGGTGCTAGTATTAGCTATATTCGTAGGCACAGTGGTGCAACAGTAACTATTCAGGAAAGCAGAGGTGCACCTGGGGAGATGACAGTTGAGATAATTGGTAGTGCATCCCAAGTCCAAACTGCCCAGCAACTAGTCCAGGTATATTTTCTTGCATGCTATTCTGTTCCTTACTTGTATTTGTATTGTCCTATGTTCTGCTTCTGCATGCTtcatttcattgtttttttcccttttttcattTCTGCAAATTCTATTATCTAAATATGGCTCATGGTATATCAGCTATACTAAATGCACTATACATTTCTTGAGTTGTTGACTATTGGATAGCTACAAATAATTTGTTTCATCTGAAAAACATGTATGGATATTACTGCATGTGAATATGCAAATTAGTAAGGgctgagagggagggagagagagagtgagacttaggggctgtttggttggttgccaCACTTTGCCACGCCACACTTTAGCCATGCCATAGTTTTTTaggcatgtgtttggtttgctGCCGCAATTGTGTTATGCCACACTTTCTTAActttgggacccacatgtcatgctCTCAAATTTAGAGCTAAGCATGCCACACTTGTGGCTAACTATTTCTAAGCCACATTTATGCCACCATGCCACAACTAGCCTAAACTTAGTTATGGCAATGTTAGGCATCAACCAAACATCcccttaggctgcgttcgtttcaggggttcccaactcccccctcgttttccgcgcgcacgcttttcaaattgctaaacagtgcattttttgcaaaaagtttctatgcgaaagttgcttaaaaaaaacatattgatccatttttgaaaaaaaaaagctaatacttaaatAATCACGTGCTAATTAATCGCTCCGTTTCCCGTGCGGGAGGGATCAGTTCCCATCCTTCtgaaacgaacacagccttagagacTTAGAAGCCTTAAGAAAAAGGTGCCATCAAAGAGATAGACCAAATGAAAAATATAGGGTATGTTTGGAGCTGCAGAAGGGGCCTAGACTTTCTGTGCAAGGACATCTGCTTGAtgaaagcaaaaaagaaaataaaaatcttgCTTTGAATGGCAACCTAGTCAACAACAGCAAAGAAATCCCATCTCTTTGTGGGGAGCCGAATTGCGGCTCCTACAGAGGAAAGCGAGAGGACAGAAAAAAAGTAGTATGCAACTGTGATTGTGGATCTTGCATGAGTCCTATAACCAAAACGTGGCTTCCCTTCTACCTGAACCTTGCTTAGGATAGCAAAGTGAGGAATCCATGTTCATTTTgatttcctgtgttttttctcaCCAAGTGTGGACGGCACTCTTCTTGAGGATGGGGTTATCTGATGTGGCGCCTCAACCTGAAACTGAACCTTTTTTGAGATGGTGGAGCCAAGCTACTAAAGACCGGCTGAAGGAGGTGCAAAAAGGGATTAACTCTTTGGTTACCTTAGTGGCTTGGGAGATTTGGAAAACATCGCAATGATTGTGTTTTCAATGGCGCAGAGAATGAGGGTAATCTTTGGTGTTTCGCAGGAGCAAGCCCTTCAAAAGCTCCTTAGTGGGATAGCAAACCTGGGCAGCTAGTGCTCCCCGGTGTGGTCTTGGGTGTGTGGGTCTCGGTGGGAGGGCTCGGGTCCTCCTACTGTGTTTTACTTTTACTTTGTTTTCTCTTCCCCTTCAATGAAATGCAGTTCTCCTgcgttttcgagaaaaaaaaacatatagtcCCTGCTCGCCAGCTAACCCTTGTCTCAGCCCATGAAAATATGTACATATAGATTATATACAATATGATTTGTGAAAAGAAGGAAAATGCCATGGAGAACTGATAAGATGAGGGGAAAATGTTATGGAGACCGATAAAGTGGGTTCACTGAAGATGCATGCTATAAGACTTGCAGATCAAAATGCCTTGTATTAACCTGGGAGAAAGTCAAACTGAACTTCTTTTCTGCCTTCCTTTCATGGGCTTCCAAAATAGTGGTGGTTGCTCCTGTATCAGAAAATGTCGAACACATGGTGAAGTGTCAAAAACATATTGAATGTATTTGGTGATGTGTTTTGGGCATCATTGGCACAATAACTAAACCACACATCTGGTATATCGAACACCCTGGAACGTCTTTGTGGTGACAGTGTTTTGGGGGACGGTCCTTTCGGCATCTCCCATGTATTTAttcttcttaatgaaatgaagcGCAGCCCTCCTGTGTTTATGAGAAAGAAAACTAAACCACATATCGGTTGTTGCTTGCCTACCCCTTTTGGTTTGAAAATAAAGGAAATTAATCTTCATCGAATTATAGCAGTAGGGAGTAGTTTAGGAAAATATGAATTTTGTTGAAAGAACGATTAAGCATTGGCATTGTAACTACATGATCGAAGCAATCACAAAAGAGAGGAAAATGAACATGCGTTACGCCTTGCTACGATGTAATTTCCATCCTTCTACTTCTCTTAAGCTAACACCATCTGTTGCTTGCAGAATTTCATGGCAGAAGCTCCTCAGGGCCCTCCTCCGCCAGCTTCTAACCCTCCGGCTCCAGCAGTTGATCTGAGCTACGGTTCATACCCACCACCATATGGCGCATCCTACGGATCGGCTGCTTCAGGAGCAGGGCCTGCACCTCACAATGGAGGCAGCTACGGTGGCACCACCTACCCA
Coding sequences:
- the LOC4333505 gene encoding flowering locus K homology domain codes for the protein MDGLVENFDADDLGEMPQNHYNEEQLIPYSDVSHPYNEEPDNMDNVEEGNPYIQQVSLYSEEPENQYNEEPSNPYQEESDNAYNGEVKQQDSLPVEADKKWPGWPGESVFRILIPAQKVGAIIGRKGEFIKKMCEESKARIKILDGPPGVPERTVMISAKDEPDAPISPAMDGLFRVYKRITDGSDGDSGQPERNISNVGPTRLLVPASQAGSLIGKQGATIKSIQDSSKSIVRIVETLPLVALNDDRVVEIQGEPVGVQKALESIASHLRKFLVDRSVLPLFEGQMKMHNAQREQAMAAPQPWGPPQPWGPPPSHLPPGGPGYGGHPQFMPPRPQDNYYPPPDVPSMEKQPHYGISAYGREAPTGVSASGNQPPSHVASQVTHNMQIPLSYADAVIGAAGASISYIRRHSGATVTIQESRGAPGEMTVEIIGSASQVQTAQQLVQNFMAEAPQGPPPPASNPPAPAVDLSYGSYPPPYGASYGSAASGAGPAPHNGGSYGGTTYPSYGY